From a single Maniola hyperantus chromosome 3, iAphHyp1.2, whole genome shotgun sequence genomic region:
- the LOC117996737 gene encoding ester hydrolase C11orf54 homolog isoform X1, with amino-acid sequence MYISTCILLFMFVYIKSANCAALGENNGIKSVSMAASVDYSKVPITEKALYTPPLEEIVDVLSRRLAATFEDVQVSAEDSPDLTQPPFSLSAPGLTGDVKLVEIGGPPYLLPLVHRDKVYDLAALLRHLRRDPALLAGAGAGPWPYLGVNCEGIINLYVNKGQVSQGTRVVSVEPVGAAKGSSGYKQRQLPNNETRTALLGNYLLSEGKPGKVIKVVAKKRIGQANFITAIREALKEHYTDKVVGLGGTFLLREGKVKHHVMPDFSATPVCTDAQVDDWLHFFEMRAPIVHVGTLVTGDLGLDLRVQHFHGFSQHGDGGHYHYDTTPADVHYEGYFALAASVIRIDAPPDTHAVGRD; translated from the exons ATGTACATTTCAACTTGTATTTTACTGTTTATGTTTGTGTATATTAAATCAGCGAATTGCGCGGCTTTGGGCGAGAATAACGGgataaaaag TGTCAGCATGGCAGCGTCGGTGGACTACTCTAAAGTGCCGATCACTGAGAAGGCTCTGTACACTCCGCCGTTAGAGGAAATTGTTGATG tgTTGTCTCGGCGGTTGGCCGCCACATTCGAGGATGTGCAGGTGTCTGCAGAGGACAGTCCCGACCTCACACAACCGCCCTTCTCCCTCAGTGCACCAG GTCTTACGGGCGACGTGAAGCTGGTGGAGATAGGCGGACCACCGTACCTGCTGCCCCTGGTGCATCGCGACAAAGTGTACGACTTGGCGGCGCTGCTGAGGCACCTGCGCAGAGACCCCGCGCTGCTGGCCGGCGCCGGCGCGGGGCCCTGGCCGTACCTTGGGGTCAACTGCGAG GGTATAATCAACCTGTACGTGAACAAGGGTCAGGTGTCGCAGGGCACGCGCGTGGTGTCGGTGGAGCCCGTGGGAGCAGCTAAGGGCAGCTCGGGCTACAAGCAGAGGCAGCTGCCCAACAACGAGACGCGCACTGCGCTGCTCGGGAACTATCTGCTCTCCGAGGGGAAGCCCGGGAAG GTTATTAAAGTAGTCGCCAAAAAACGGATCGGGCAGGCTAACTTCATCACCGCCATCAGAGAGGCGCTGAAAGAACACTATACAGACAAAGTTGTTG GTCTGGGAGGTACGTTCCTCCTCCGCGAGGGCAAGGTGAAGCACCACGTGATGCCGGACTTCAGCGCCACCCCGGTGTGCACGGACGCGCAGGTGGACGACTGGCTCCACTTCTTCGAGATGCGCGCGCCCATCGTGCACGTCGGCACGCTCGTCACCGGAGACTTG GGTCTGGACCTGCGCGTGCAGCACTTCCACGGCTTCAGCCAGCACGGCGACGGCGGCCACTACCACTACGACACCACTCCCGCCGACGTGCACTACGAGGGATACTTCGCGCTCGCCGCCTCCGTCATCAGGATCGACGCTCCGCCCGACACGCACGCCGTCGGCCGAGACTGA
- the LOC117996737 gene encoding ester hydrolase C11orf54 homolog isoform X2: MAASVDYSKVPITEKALYTPPLEEIVDVLSRRLAATFEDVQVSAEDSPDLTQPPFSLSAPGLTGDVKLVEIGGPPYLLPLVHRDKVYDLAALLRHLRRDPALLAGAGAGPWPYLGVNCEGIINLYVNKGQVSQGTRVVSVEPVGAAKGSSGYKQRQLPNNETRTALLGNYLLSEGKPGKVIKVVAKKRIGQANFITAIREALKEHYTDKVVGLGGTFLLREGKVKHHVMPDFSATPVCTDAQVDDWLHFFEMRAPIVHVGTLVTGDLGLDLRVQHFHGFSQHGDGGHYHYDTTPADVHYEGYFALAASVIRIDAPPDTHAVGRD; encoded by the exons ATGGCAGCGTCGGTGGACTACTCTAAAGTGCCGATCACTGAGAAGGCTCTGTACACTCCGCCGTTAGAGGAAATTGTTGATG tgTTGTCTCGGCGGTTGGCCGCCACATTCGAGGATGTGCAGGTGTCTGCAGAGGACAGTCCCGACCTCACACAACCGCCCTTCTCCCTCAGTGCACCAG GTCTTACGGGCGACGTGAAGCTGGTGGAGATAGGCGGACCACCGTACCTGCTGCCCCTGGTGCATCGCGACAAAGTGTACGACTTGGCGGCGCTGCTGAGGCACCTGCGCAGAGACCCCGCGCTGCTGGCCGGCGCCGGCGCGGGGCCCTGGCCGTACCTTGGGGTCAACTGCGAG GGTATAATCAACCTGTACGTGAACAAGGGTCAGGTGTCGCAGGGCACGCGCGTGGTGTCGGTGGAGCCCGTGGGAGCAGCTAAGGGCAGCTCGGGCTACAAGCAGAGGCAGCTGCCCAACAACGAGACGCGCACTGCGCTGCTCGGGAACTATCTGCTCTCCGAGGGGAAGCCCGGGAAG GTTATTAAAGTAGTCGCCAAAAAACGGATCGGGCAGGCTAACTTCATCACCGCCATCAGAGAGGCGCTGAAAGAACACTATACAGACAAAGTTGTTG GTCTGGGAGGTACGTTCCTCCTCCGCGAGGGCAAGGTGAAGCACCACGTGATGCCGGACTTCAGCGCCACCCCGGTGTGCACGGACGCGCAGGTGGACGACTGGCTCCACTTCTTCGAGATGCGCGCGCCCATCGTGCACGTCGGCACGCTCGTCACCGGAGACTTG GGTCTGGACCTGCGCGTGCAGCACTTCCACGGCTTCAGCCAGCACGGCGACGGCGGCCACTACCACTACGACACCACTCCCGCCGACGTGCACTACGAGGGATACTTCGCGCTCGCCGCCTCCGTCATCAGGATCGACGCTCCGCCCGACACGCACGCCGTCGGCCGAGACTGA
- the LOC117996736 gene encoding E3 ubiquitin-protein ligase rififylin: MQVRGRGCCKMPCESCAVQFSVFKRKRACSECERYYCSGCLRRGGGTMCAACRVLTTRPLARQTIAHLKVRDLQCFLHRQNVSTRGCVEKEELVSLCVSHVNSAAYRRRGPRAAGPFMALKGLTTNFNEFLSSAFDLRNPPPEPQPPNTAFRSSCRNAAHAHSPGNGTPRDIPDRRFTPTPGGERDIRVPVPEVGGEGEAGASEREEEGARVDTTDCFEIEDLADTGWEFVTRPADPLPNDSEVLLLAAERTSRGASTPQRAASELELHRSESVLTAASQDSIGTVSLHEEIMPTDLGDSSEDSPQEPINLEQFKKVSDLELLSGKQLKELLSRNRVEYRGCLERRDLLERAKLLWRDHAKYKDQIDSLPIEDSCKICMAAPLECVLLECGHIAACTACSKQLAECPICRQYVVRAVRFFRS; encoded by the exons ATGCAAGTGCGAGGACGCGGGTGCTGTAAGATGCCGTGCGAGAGCTGCGCGGTACAGTTCAGCGTGTTCAAGAGGAAGCGGGCTTGTTCTGAATGCGAGCGCTACTACTGCAGCGGCTGcctgcggcgcggcggcggcacGATGTGCGCGGCATGTCGCGTCCTCACCACCCGGCCCCTGGCTCGCCAAACCATCGCTCATCTGAAGGTCCGCGACTTACAGTGCTTCCTCCACCGACAGAACGTGTCCACAAGAGGATGCGTGG AGAAGGAGGAGCTGGTGAGCCTGTGCGTGTCGCACGTGAACAGCGCGGCGTACCGGCGTCGCGGGCCGCGCGCCGCCGGCCCCTTCATGGCGCTCAAGGGGCTCACCACCAACTTCAACGAGTTCCTCTCCTCCGCCTTCGACTTGCGCAACCCGCCTCCCGAGCCACAGCCACCCAACACTGCCTTCCGCA GTAGTTGCCGGAACGCGGCGCACGCTCACTCGCCCGGCAATGGGACGCCTCGCGACATTCCCGACCGACGCTTCACTCCGACACCAG GTGGTGAGCGAGATATCCGGGTGCCGGTGCCGGAGGTGGGCGGGGAGGGGGAGGCGGGTGCGAGCGAGAGGGAGGAGGAGGGCGCGCGCGTCGACACCACGGACTGCTTCGAAATAGAGGACCTCGCCGACACCGGCTGGGAGTTCGTCACGCGCCCCGCAGACCCGCTGCCCAATG ACTCCGAGGTGCTCCTGCTGGCAGCAGAGCGCACCTCCCGCGGCGCCTCGACGCCGCAGCGCGCCGCCTCCGAGCTGGAGCTGCACCGCAGCGAGTCGGTGCTCACCGCCGCCAGCCAGGACTCCATAGGCACCGTCAGCCTGCACGAAGAGATCATGCCCACAGACCTCGGGGACTCATCTGAAG ATAGTCCCCAGGAGCCAATCAACCTGGAACAGTTCAAGAAAGTGTCCGACCTGGAGCTGCTGAGCGGCAAGCAGCTCAAGGAGCTGCTGTCGCGCAACCGCGTGGAGTACCGCGGCTGTCTGGAGCGGCGGGACCTGCTGGAGCGGGCCAAGTTGCTGTGGCGGGACCACGCCAAGTACAAAGATC AAATCGACAGCCTGCCGATAGAAGACAGCTGCAAGATCTGCATGGCGGCGCCGCTCGAGTGTGTGCTGCTGGAGTGTGGCCACATCGCCGCCTGCACCGCCTGCTCCAAGCAGCTCGCCGAGTGCCCCATCTGCCGCCAGTACGTGGTGCGAGCCGTGCGCTTCTTCCGCTCATAA